A DNA window from Arachis hypogaea cultivar Tifrunner chromosome 18, arahy.Tifrunner.gnm2.J5K5, whole genome shotgun sequence contains the following coding sequences:
- the LOC112772281 gene encoding uncharacterized protein isoform X2, whose product MRSRKLHQRNEVLGGFPEFGAIFMSNRSTLQECFEKRLFGLPVGYSDFVRNVKEGMTLFLFEFEERKLYGIFEATSDGGMNIVPQAYVSTGRSFPAQVKFKIKWHCDPLSEDEFYGAIKDNYFGSYKFNFGLTKEQIESLLQLFSSRKIEVPRTPCHKKRKNKKQGYKSIKDVGKKGRFAEVEIFRRKPDKIHGSSDISELDVETFLASIACGKSEVTHSDDAYDPENPGFHHSVVPKDLNAAFGESHELVALQSKKENFNFSAEDTLEYIPLCLPDSADEEGFDVGECTGEELGKFVDNKLSIIPVPQLPLVSNLSDEGCNQKKMEDSVTSSNGSPCSGLDNSSLAAISFSDAVGFQSKPGSNRCELQPAKCLYSDNLKKRASVFSRLTFPSKNQNDLRMKLVDHKLRVKQHS is encoded by the exons ATGAGGTCGAGGAAATTGCACCAAAGAAACGAGGTGCTTGGAGGTTTTCCTGAGTTTGGTGCAATATTCATGTCTAATAGAAGTACTTTGCAAGAATGTTTTGAGAAGAGATTGTTTGGGCTACCTGTTGGTTACTCTGATTTTGTTCGAAACGTAAAGGAAGGAATGACTCTGTTCCTCTTTGAATTTGAAGAGCGAAAACTTTATGGGATTTTTGAAGCAACATCAGATGGTGGCATGAATATTGTTCCACAGGCGTATGTTTCAACAGGAAGGTCATTCCCTGCGCAG gttaaattcaaaataaaatggcACTGTGATCCTTTATCTGAAGATGAGTTTTATGGTGCCATTAAAGATAATTACTTTGGTTCCTACAAATTCAACTTTGGTCTCACTAAGGAGCAG ATTGAGAGCCTTCTGCAGTTGTTCAGTTCAAGAAAGATTGAAGTCCCAAGAACTCCATGTCACAaaaaaaggaagaataaaaaacaGGGTTACAAGTCTATAAAAGATGTGGGGAAGAAAGGGAGGTTTGCGGAGGTTGAAATCTTCAGAAGGAAGCCTGACAAAATTCATGGCAGTTCAGATATTTCAGAGCTAGACGTGGAAACATTTTTGGCATCTATTGCTTGTGGAAAATCTGAAGTCACCCATTCTGATgatgcttatgatcctgaaaatcctGGTTTCCATCATTCAGTTGTCCCTAAGGATCTCAATGCTGCTTTTGGAGAATCACATGAGCTGGTTGCCTTGCAATCAAAGAAAGAAAACTTCAATTTTTCTGCAGAAGACACCTTGGAATATATACCCTTGTGTTTACCAGATTCTGCTGATGAAGAGGGTTTTGATGTTGGTGAATGTACAGGAGAAGAGCTAGGTAAATTTGTTGACAACAAATTGTCTATTATCCCTGTCCCTCAGTTACCACTTGTGTCTAATCTGAGTGATGAAGGATGTAACCAAAAGAAAATGGAGGATTCAGTCACTTCTTCAAATGGAAGTCCATGCTCTGGATTAGATAACTCGTCCTTGGCTGCTATTTCCTTCTCAGATGCAGTTGGCTTTCAGTCCAAACCTGGAAGTAATCGTTGTGAACTACAGCCAGCCAAGTGTTTGTATTCTGACAACCTGAAAAAGAGAGCCAGTGTGTTTTCCCGGTTAACTTTTCCTTCAAAGAATCAAAATGATCTTAGAATGAAGTTAGTGGATCATAAGTTGAGAGTCAAGCAGCATAGTTGA
- the LOC112772281 gene encoding uncharacterized protein isoform X1, protein MVFYVCADMRSRKLHQRNEVLGGFPEFGAIFMSNRSTLQECFEKRLFGLPVGYSDFVRNVKEGMTLFLFEFEERKLYGIFEATSDGGMNIVPQAYVSTGRSFPAQVKFKIKWHCDPLSEDEFYGAIKDNYFGSYKFNFGLTKEQIESLLQLFSSRKIEVPRTPCHKKRKNKKQGYKSIKDVGKKGRFAEVEIFRRKPDKIHGSSDISELDVETFLASIACGKSEVTHSDDAYDPENPGFHHSVVPKDLNAAFGESHELVALQSKKENFNFSAEDTLEYIPLCLPDSADEEGFDVGECTGEELGKFVDNKLSIIPVPQLPLVSNLSDEGCNQKKMEDSVTSSNGSPCSGLDNSSLAAISFSDAVGFQSKPGSNRCELQPAKCLYSDNLKKRASVFSRLTFPSKNQNDLRMKLVDHKLRVKQHS, encoded by the exons ATGGTTTTCTATGTATGCGCAGACATGAGGTCGAGGAAATTGCACCAAAGAAACGAGGTGCTTGGAGGTTTTCCTGAGTTTGGTGCAATATTCATGTCTAATAGAAGTACTTTGCAAGAATGTTTTGAGAAGAGATTGTTTGGGCTACCTGTTGGTTACTCTGATTTTGTTCGAAACGTAAAGGAAGGAATGACTCTGTTCCTCTTTGAATTTGAAGAGCGAAAACTTTATGGGATTTTTGAAGCAACATCAGATGGTGGCATGAATATTGTTCCACAGGCGTATGTTTCAACAGGAAGGTCATTCCCTGCGCAG gttaaattcaaaataaaatggcACTGTGATCCTTTATCTGAAGATGAGTTTTATGGTGCCATTAAAGATAATTACTTTGGTTCCTACAAATTCAACTTTGGTCTCACTAAGGAGCAG ATTGAGAGCCTTCTGCAGTTGTTCAGTTCAAGAAAGATTGAAGTCCCAAGAACTCCATGTCACAaaaaaaggaagaataaaaaacaGGGTTACAAGTCTATAAAAGATGTGGGGAAGAAAGGGAGGTTTGCGGAGGTTGAAATCTTCAGAAGGAAGCCTGACAAAATTCATGGCAGTTCAGATATTTCAGAGCTAGACGTGGAAACATTTTTGGCATCTATTGCTTGTGGAAAATCTGAAGTCACCCATTCTGATgatgcttatgatcctgaaaatcctGGTTTCCATCATTCAGTTGTCCCTAAGGATCTCAATGCTGCTTTTGGAGAATCACATGAGCTGGTTGCCTTGCAATCAAAGAAAGAAAACTTCAATTTTTCTGCAGAAGACACCTTGGAATATATACCCTTGTGTTTACCAGATTCTGCTGATGAAGAGGGTTTTGATGTTGGTGAATGTACAGGAGAAGAGCTAGGTAAATTTGTTGACAACAAATTGTCTATTATCCCTGTCCCTCAGTTACCACTTGTGTCTAATCTGAGTGATGAAGGATGTAACCAAAAGAAAATGGAGGATTCAGTCACTTCTTCAAATGGAAGTCCATGCTCTGGATTAGATAACTCGTCCTTGGCTGCTATTTCCTTCTCAGATGCAGTTGGCTTTCAGTCCAAACCTGGAAGTAATCGTTGTGAACTACAGCCAGCCAAGTGTTTGTATTCTGACAACCTGAAAAAGAGAGCCAGTGTGTTTTCCCGGTTAACTTTTCCTTCAAAGAATCAAAATGATCTTAGAATGAAGTTAGTGGATCATAAGTTGAGAGTCAAGCAGCATAGTTGA